In Catenulispora sp. MAP5-51, a single genomic region encodes these proteins:
- a CDS encoding ribokinase: MASITVVGSVNRDVVLQVRGLPRPGETVHAVGSREGLGGKGANQAVAAARLGGGAGGAGGAGGAGGAHGGHSAHKAHKVRLAAKVGADAQDILASLEKDGVDTRWVVTADRTRTGLALITVDEAGENTIVLDGGANQELTVADLPPELGTSGDVLMVQGEIPPEVTGAAVARAAAQGVTVILNPAPAYAFGDDVLKRVDVLVPNLGELCTLLGAPVPATRGELEDLLAAQVLPAGALVVTLGADGAIVVDSQGTTHIPAPRVTAVDTVGAGDTFCGALADSLARGRPLRTAAERAVLAAALSVTGVGAQSAMPTAADVDRFAQQVDQFAQQQENTR; encoded by the coding sequence ATGGCGTCGATCACGGTGGTCGGCTCCGTGAACCGCGACGTGGTCCTGCAGGTGCGGGGCCTGCCGCGGCCCGGGGAGACCGTGCACGCGGTCGGTTCGCGCGAGGGTCTGGGCGGCAAGGGCGCGAACCAGGCGGTGGCGGCCGCGCGGCTGGGCGGCGGGGCTGGCGGGGCCGGCGGGGCCGGCGGGGCCGGCGGGGCCCACGGTGGCCACAGCGCCCACAAGGCCCACAAGGTCCGGCTGGCCGCCAAGGTCGGCGCCGACGCGCAAGACATCCTGGCCTCGCTCGAGAAGGACGGCGTGGACACCCGCTGGGTGGTCACCGCCGACCGGACCCGCACCGGCCTGGCGCTGATCACGGTGGACGAGGCCGGCGAGAACACGATCGTGCTGGACGGCGGCGCCAACCAGGAGCTGACCGTCGCCGACCTCCCCCCGGAGCTCGGCACGAGCGGCGATGTGCTGATGGTGCAAGGGGAGATCCCGCCGGAGGTGACCGGGGCGGCCGTCGCACGGGCCGCGGCGCAGGGCGTGACCGTGATCCTCAATCCGGCGCCGGCGTACGCGTTCGGCGACGACGTGCTCAAGCGCGTGGACGTGCTCGTCCCGAACCTCGGCGAGCTGTGCACGCTGCTCGGCGCGCCGGTCCCGGCCACCCGCGGCGAGCTCGAGGACCTGCTGGCGGCCCAGGTGCTGCCGGCCGGCGCGCTCGTCGTGACGCTGGGCGCGGACGGCGCGATCGTGGTGGACTCGCAGGGGACGACCCACATCCCGGCACCGCGCGTGACCGCCGTCGACACCGTCGGCGCCGGGGACACGTTCTGCGGCGCCCTGGCCGACTCGCTGGCGCGGGGACGGCCCCTGCGCACCGCCGCCGAACGCGCAGTCCTGGCCGCGGCTCTGTCCGTGACCGGCGTGGGAGCGCAGAGCGCGATGCCCACC
- a CDS encoding LacI family DNA-binding transcriptional regulator — translation MTARLVDVAQLAGVSRATASRVIAGTPRNVAPELVERVERAARELGYRTNPSARALRTGTTGTFGVVVPSLANPYFVQLIEALSRRVRAGGGVLVVSDAANAPDIEAREIDTLANGKVDGLIVVPVTTAASGAAIRAAASVRPVVQFDRWADGAGTVALTLDNHAAISMLIDHLRGLGREKIALVAAEQSSSSGAERSAAFADRCGADGRTIVLPSITTDAGRKAGRRVLRMRGDVDAVVCAADVLAIGLVSTLNRAGVAVPAEVAVTAFDDTAILEVLDPPLTSIRHPLDEMADRAIALLHADQAEREERVERFAPELVVRASSGTVQEH, via the coding sequence GTGACGGCTCGTCTGGTCGACGTCGCCCAACTCGCGGGCGTCTCCCGTGCGACCGCCTCCCGGGTCATCGCCGGGACGCCGCGCAACGTGGCCCCCGAGCTCGTCGAGCGGGTCGAGCGCGCGGCCCGGGAGCTGGGATACCGGACCAACCCGTCGGCCAGGGCGCTGCGCACCGGGACCACCGGGACCTTCGGCGTGGTCGTGCCCTCGCTGGCGAACCCCTACTTCGTCCAGCTCATCGAGGCGCTGTCCCGCCGGGTGCGGGCCGGCGGCGGCGTGCTGGTGGTCTCCGACGCCGCCAACGCCCCGGACATCGAGGCCCGCGAGATCGACACGCTGGCCAACGGCAAGGTCGACGGCCTGATCGTGGTGCCGGTGACCACCGCGGCCTCCGGCGCGGCGATCCGGGCCGCGGCCTCGGTCCGGCCCGTCGTGCAGTTCGACCGCTGGGCCGACGGCGCCGGCACGGTCGCGCTGACCCTGGACAACCACGCGGCCATCAGCATGCTGATCGACCACCTGCGGGGCCTGGGCCGGGAGAAGATCGCGCTGGTCGCCGCCGAGCAGAGCTCGTCATCGGGCGCCGAGCGCTCGGCCGCCTTCGCCGACCGGTGCGGTGCGGACGGCCGCACCATCGTGCTGCCCTCGATCACCACCGACGCCGGCCGCAAGGCCGGACGCCGCGTGCTGAGGATGCGCGGCGACGTGGACGCCGTGGTGTGTGCCGCCGACGTGCTGGCGATCGGGCTGGTCAGCACGCTGAACCGGGCCGGCGTCGCGGTGCCCGCGGAGGTGGCCGTGACAGCGTTCGACGACACCGCGATCCTGGAGGTGCTCGACCCGCCGCTCACCTCGATCCGGCACCCGCTCGACGAGATGGCCGACCGTGCCATCGCGCTGTTGCACGCCGATCAGGCCGAGCGGGAGGAGCGCGTCGAGCGCTTCGCTCCGGAGCTGGTGGTCCGGGCGTCGAGCGGGACAGTGCAAGAGCACTGA
- a CDS encoding LysR family transcriptional regulator codes for METGLLRAFVTAVRAGSISRAAQVLGQTQPALSQQLRKLERRTGQPLLHRAATGVSLTPAGESLLPYAERILALSAQALHATRTSLAGHCGVGLIEDLAASRLPQALADFGRLHPEATLEVFSGPGPAMREAFDAGRIHIALCDPDYLPEPPRWSVRLPLTWAVGAGLDLRADPLPLVLFSQPCGWRAPVLSALDAVGRPWRVAFESTGLAGVHAAVRAGLGAAALLPANIEAGMSAVDDAALLPVLPDVVLGLVRHSRTVGDPLIDAVEAVLRGVV; via the coding sequence TTGGAAACCGGCTTGCTCCGGGCGTTCGTCACCGCGGTGCGCGCGGGCAGCATCAGCCGCGCCGCGCAGGTTCTCGGCCAGACCCAGCCCGCGCTCAGCCAGCAGCTCCGCAAGCTGGAGCGGCGGACCGGACAGCCCCTGCTGCACCGCGCCGCGACCGGCGTGAGCCTGACGCCGGCCGGGGAATCCCTTCTGCCGTATGCCGAACGGATCCTCGCGCTGTCGGCGCAGGCGCTGCACGCCACCCGGACCTCGCTGGCCGGGCACTGCGGCGTCGGCCTGATCGAGGACCTGGCCGCGAGCCGCCTGCCGCAGGCCCTCGCCGACTTCGGCCGCCTGCATCCCGAGGCGACGCTGGAGGTCTTCAGCGGCCCCGGCCCGGCGATGCGGGAGGCGTTCGACGCGGGCCGGATCCACATCGCGCTGTGCGATCCGGACTACCTGCCCGAACCACCGCGCTGGTCGGTACGGCTCCCGCTCACGTGGGCCGTCGGCGCGGGGCTCGATCTGCGCGCCGATCCGCTCCCGCTGGTGCTGTTCTCGCAGCCGTGCGGGTGGCGTGCCCCGGTGCTCTCCGCGCTTGACGCCGTCGGACGACCGTGGCGCGTCGCCTTCGAGAGCACCGGACTCGCCGGCGTCCACGCCGCCGTCCGCGCGGGTCTCGGGGCGGCGGCGCTGCTGCCGGCGAACATCGAGGCCGGGATGAGCGCGGTGGACGACGCCGCCCTGCTCCCCGTCCTGCCGGATGTCGTGCTCGGACTGGTCCGGCACTCGCGGACGGTCGGCGATCCCTTGATCGACGCGGTGGAGGCGGTGCTCCGGGGCGTCGTCTAG
- a CDS encoding PhzF family phenazine biosynthesis protein, which yields MQDSQYSQYSHYFHVDVFTSQPYSGNSLAVFADASGLTGDQMARITRELRHFESIFLVPDGDGADSDVDANANANANADSDVHRQQARVFDLFEELDFAGHPVLGAACVLHELHGGGAPETWTIGLPARTVRITTERRASGHYSAVLDQGRAEFFSEPAIPAIPADAAAWFGLAEKDLDPGLPPQVVSTGLRYLILPVRSGVLEQARIVVPDLEQQLSAIGAQFAYLLDAAAMEGRHWNNDGVVEDVATGSAAGCVAAYLRRHDRLGDGETATLHQGRFLGRPSTITIRAHGGGTGVSSVEVGADVVLVGRGTLDRIPE from the coding sequence ATGCAGGACAGCCAGTACTCCCAGTACTCCCACTACTTCCATGTCGACGTCTTCACGTCGCAGCCCTACTCGGGCAACAGCCTCGCCGTCTTCGCGGACGCGTCCGGACTCACCGGCGATCAGATGGCCCGGATCACCCGCGAACTGCGGCACTTCGAATCGATCTTCCTGGTCCCGGACGGCGACGGCGCCGATTCCGATGTCGATGCCAATGCAAATGCCAATGCCAATGCCGATTCCGACGTCCACCGCCAGCAGGCCCGCGTCTTCGACCTCTTCGAGGAACTGGACTTCGCCGGGCATCCGGTCCTCGGCGCGGCGTGCGTTCTGCACGAACTGCACGGCGGCGGCGCTCCGGAGACCTGGACCATCGGCCTTCCGGCGCGCACCGTCCGCATCACCACCGAGCGCCGCGCGTCCGGCCACTATTCAGCCGTGCTGGATCAGGGCCGCGCCGAGTTCTTCAGCGAGCCGGCAATACCGGCCATACCGGCCGACGCGGCCGCGTGGTTCGGCCTGGCCGAGAAGGACCTCGATCCCGGACTTCCGCCGCAGGTCGTGTCCACCGGTCTGCGCTACCTGATCCTGCCGGTCCGCAGTGGCGTGCTCGAACAGGCCCGGATCGTGGTACCAGACCTCGAACAGCAACTCTCAGCGATCGGAGCGCAGTTCGCCTACCTGCTGGACGCGGCGGCCATGGAAGGCCGGCACTGGAACAACGACGGCGTCGTCGAGGACGTGGCCACGGGCAGTGCGGCCGGCTGCGTCGCCGCCTACCTGCGCCGCCACGACCGGCTCGGCGACGGCGAGACGGCCACCCTTCATCAGGGACGCTTCCTCGGCCGTCCGAGCACGATCACCATCCGGGCCCACGGCGGCGGGACCGGCGTGTCGTCGGTCGAAGTGGGCGCCGACGTGGTCCTCGTCGGCCGGGGCACGCTCGATCGGATCCCGGAATGA
- a CDS encoding ornithine cyclodeaminase family protein yields the protein MSGASVAGMVSFEPDTIRAAIGFEDLIEPVARAFADYSRKVGESPVLVFAPAGPDGDVHVKSAWLPGSPVFVVKVGSWFAGHGASGVIMAFDSGTGEPVALLRDGHHLSDVRTAAAGALATRLLAREDSTSVGVLGTGVQAYLQVLAAAAERPVASVRIWGRREESAQRVAAALRRRLDGVDVLVVPTARDACAGVDVLITATAATQPLVEAEWLAPGTHVTSMGADDAGKAELAPGCIARADLVVVDSRDLTALYGDLAYAHRAGVRPKVAPIELGELISGQTPGRSADEQITVCKLIGLGVQDLAAANVTLERLAGGPDGSAAALGRQPAGALDLSWR from the coding sequence ATGAGCGGCGCGTCGGTGGCCGGGATGGTCTCGTTCGAGCCCGACACGATCCGCGCGGCGATCGGCTTCGAAGACCTGATCGAGCCGGTCGCGCGCGCCTTCGCCGACTACAGCCGGAAAGTGGGGGAGTCCCCGGTTTTGGTGTTCGCGCCCGCCGGGCCGGACGGCGACGTGCACGTCAAGTCCGCATGGCTGCCCGGCTCGCCGGTGTTCGTCGTCAAGGTGGGCAGCTGGTTCGCCGGCCATGGCGCGAGCGGCGTGATCATGGCCTTCGACTCGGGGACCGGCGAGCCGGTGGCGTTGCTCCGTGACGGCCACCATCTCTCCGACGTACGGACCGCGGCGGCCGGTGCGCTGGCCACGCGGCTGTTGGCCCGGGAGGACAGCACCTCGGTCGGAGTGCTGGGCACCGGGGTGCAGGCGTACCTCCAGGTGCTGGCCGCGGCTGCGGAGCGTCCGGTGGCGTCGGTGCGGATCTGGGGCCGGCGAGAGGAGTCCGCACAGCGCGTGGCTGCGGCGCTTCGGCGGCGCCTGGACGGAGTCGACGTCCTAGTCGTACCTACAGCGCGAGATGCCTGTGCGGGTGTTGATGTCCTGATCACGGCGACGGCTGCCACGCAGCCGCTGGTCGAGGCCGAGTGGCTGGCGCCGGGAACACATGTGACCTCCATGGGCGCGGACGACGCGGGCAAGGCCGAACTCGCTCCCGGCTGTATCGCGCGTGCCGACCTGGTGGTCGTGGACAGCAGGGACCTGACCGCCCTGTATGGCGATCTCGCGTATGCGCACCGCGCGGGGGTGCGACCGAAGGTGGCGCCGATCGAACTCGGCGAGCTCATCAGCGGGCAGACGCCGGGCCGTTCCGCCGATGAGCAGATCACCGTGTGCAAGCTGATCGGGTTGGGCGTGCAGGACCTCGCGGCGGCGAACGTCACGCTGGAGCGCTTGGCCGGCGGCCCGGACGGATCCGCTGCCGCCCTCGGGCGTCAGCCGGCCGGCGCACTGGACCTGTCCTGGCGTTGA
- a CDS encoding D-arabinono-1,4-lactone oxidase, whose amino-acid sequence MSEQIRNWAGNVVFHPARSHHPASLDEVRRIVAGARSVRVLGTGHSFNRLADTDTGSDGGSDGDLVVLDALPAEARVDADAGTATVSAGMRLADLAARLHAAGFALAALPSLPHISLAGACATGTHGSGDRNQGLAALVRGMRLVGPDGGVVELTRGDTPDFDGSVVGLGAVGVVTRMTVDVVPTFDVAQFVYEGIAMRELIARFEEVFSAGYSVSGFTEWRGEASVWVKAKVAGDGSEPARPDDGWLGGRLATRAAHPIPGMSAENCTEQLGVPGPWHERLPHFRPGFTPSSGAELQSEFFVARSRAAEALDAVRELGPLLAPVVQISEIRTVAADELWLSPAYRRDSVAIHFTWVADRAAVEPALAAVQGVLMPLGARPHWGKVFSGGPAAAIAGYERAGDFRALLERRDPDGKFRNEFVRRLLAAV is encoded by the coding sequence ATGAGCGAACAGATCCGCAACTGGGCTGGGAACGTCGTCTTCCACCCCGCCCGGAGCCATCATCCGGCCTCGCTCGACGAGGTGCGGCGGATCGTGGCCGGGGCGCGGTCGGTGCGGGTGCTCGGGACCGGGCACTCGTTCAACCGGCTCGCCGACACCGACACCGGCAGCGACGGTGGCAGCGACGGCGACCTCGTCGTGCTCGACGCGCTGCCGGCCGAGGCGCGGGTCGACGCGGACGCGGGCACGGCGACCGTCTCGGCGGGCATGCGGCTGGCGGATCTCGCGGCGCGGTTGCACGCCGCGGGGTTCGCCCTGGCCGCGCTGCCCTCGCTTCCGCACATCTCGCTGGCCGGTGCCTGCGCCACCGGCACACACGGTTCGGGGGACCGGAATCAGGGCCTTGCGGCGCTGGTGCGGGGGATGCGGCTGGTCGGGCCGGACGGCGGTGTCGTCGAGCTGACGCGGGGCGACACGCCGGACTTCGACGGCTCCGTGGTGGGGCTCGGGGCGGTCGGGGTGGTCACGCGGATGACGGTCGATGTGGTGCCCACGTTCGATGTCGCGCAGTTCGTGTACGAGGGCATTGCGATGCGAGAGCTGATCGCCCGGTTCGAGGAGGTCTTCTCGGCGGGATACAGCGTCAGCGGCTTCACGGAATGGCGGGGCGAGGCGTCGGTCTGGGTGAAGGCCAAGGTGGCCGGGGACGGATCGGAGCCTGCTCGGCCCGACGACGGCTGGTTGGGCGGCCGGCTCGCGACGCGTGCCGCGCACCCGATCCCCGGCATGTCCGCTGAGAACTGCACCGAGCAGCTGGGCGTCCCGGGGCCCTGGCACGAGCGGCTGCCGCACTTCCGCCCCGGCTTCACCCCGAGCAGCGGCGCCGAACTCCAATCAGAGTTCTTCGTTGCCCGGTCGCGGGCCGCCGAGGCGCTCGACGCGGTGCGCGAACTGGGGCCGCTCCTCGCCCCGGTGGTGCAGATCTCCGAGATCCGGACCGTCGCCGCGGACGAACTGTGGCTCAGCCCGGCCTACCGGCGGGACAGCGTGGCGATCCACTTCACGTGGGTCGCGGACCGCGCCGCCGTGGAGCCGGCGCTCGCGGCGGTCCAGGGGGTGCTGATGCCGCTGGGGGCGCGCCCGCACTGGGGAAAGGTGTTCTCGGGCGGGCCGGCGGCGGCGATCGCGGGGTACGAGCGGGCCGGCGACTTCCGGGCGCTGCTGGAGCGGCGCGATCCCGACGGGAAGTTCCGCAACGAGTTCGTGCGGCGGTTGCTCGCGGCGGTGTGA
- a CDS encoding CBS domain-containing protein, producing MTTAKDIMHPGAQWIYREETLDRAAELMRGLDVGALPVSDQNERLCGIITDRDIVVKCVALGHDPAKTTCADLCEGTPRWVDVDTDVADVLHEMENRRIRRMPVVENKRLVGMISEADLAAHLSERQLGEFVERICAG from the coding sequence ATGACCACTGCCAAGGACATCATGCATCCCGGTGCCCAGTGGATCTACCGCGAGGAGACCCTGGACCGCGCCGCCGAGCTGATGCGCGGCCTCGACGTCGGCGCGCTGCCGGTCAGCGACCAGAACGAGCGCCTGTGCGGCATCATCACCGACCGCGACATCGTGGTGAAGTGCGTGGCCCTGGGCCACGACCCCGCGAAGACCACCTGCGCCGACCTCTGCGAGGGCACCCCGCGCTGGGTGGATGTCGACACCGACGTCGCCGACGTGCTGCACGAGATGGAGAACCGCCGCATCCGCCGCATGCCGGTGGTGGAGAACAAGCGGCTGGTCGGCATGATCAGCGAGGCGGACTTGGCGGCGCACCTGAGCGAGCGGCAGTTGGGTGAGTTCGTCGAGCGGATCTGCGCGGGGTAG
- a CDS encoding TIGR03619 family F420-dependent LLM class oxidoreductase, whose product MPTIALSYTTPFFGADPDRLVTVARQAEECGFEAMYVPEHVAVYPGAQIGGWQIPTDIPFPDPLDILTFAAANTERLLLGTGVLLLPYHHPVTLAKRLATIDVLSRGRMRLLGIGVGALPGEAAAVGVDYTTRGRRTDEAIDVMRALWAPDADADGATFHGEFFTLDHIHSYPKPLTEPGLPIHIGGSSEAAARRAGLRGDGWLPGGSLTEEGRTALWELVKSTAEQAGRDPGAIDYTRMGSLETTPEEAERLGTQGVTRIVVGAPAGEPEEQCAQLVEFAERFGLGKG is encoded by the coding sequence ATGCCGACCATCGCGCTCAGCTACACCACCCCCTTCTTCGGGGCCGACCCGGACCGGCTGGTCACGGTGGCCCGCCAAGCCGAGGAATGCGGCTTCGAGGCCATGTACGTGCCCGAACACGTGGCCGTCTACCCGGGAGCCCAGATCGGCGGCTGGCAGATCCCGACGGACATCCCGTTCCCGGACCCGTTGGACATCCTGACGTTCGCGGCCGCGAACACCGAGAGGCTGTTGCTGGGCACGGGAGTCCTGCTGCTGCCGTACCACCACCCGGTCACCCTGGCCAAGCGCCTGGCCACCATCGACGTCCTGTCGCGCGGCCGCATGCGCCTGCTCGGCATCGGCGTCGGCGCCCTGCCCGGCGAGGCGGCGGCGGTCGGCGTCGACTACACGACCCGCGGCCGGCGCACCGACGAGGCGATCGACGTGATGCGCGCGCTGTGGGCGCCGGACGCCGACGCGGACGGCGCGACGTTCCACGGCGAGTTCTTCACGTTGGACCACATCCACAGCTACCCCAAGCCGCTCACAGAACCCGGCCTGCCGATCCACATCGGCGGATCGAGCGAGGCCGCGGCCCGGCGCGCGGGACTGCGGGGCGACGGCTGGCTGCCCGGCGGCTCGCTCACCGAGGAGGGGCGCACAGCGCTGTGGGAGCTGGTGAAGTCGACGGCGGAGCAAGCCGGCCGCGACCCCGGCGCGATCGACTACACGCGGATGGGATCGCTGGAGACGACCCCGGAGGAGGCCGAGCGGCTGGGGACGCAGGGCGTCACGCGCATCGTGGTCGGCGCGCCGGCCGGGGAGCCGGAGGAGCAGTGCGCCCAGCTGGTGGAGTTCGCCGAGCGGTTCGGGCTCGGGAAGGGCTGA
- a CDS encoding SAM-dependent methyltransferase yields MDSIDAAELALSLPEVDPDRPSPARIYDFWLGGSQNFEADREAGRRAAEAMPALPASAQANRLFLRHLVENLVAERGITQFLDLGSGVPTVGNVHEVAQAADPDATVVYIDLDPVAIAHARTLLADNATAHAALADLREPEAVLEHPLVRDTIDWSKPVAVLLFSVLHFIPDSDRPGDIIRAFLRPCVPGSYLALSHGAPDDDAPEAQKAAVREYASRTGVPVTPRTAEQITPWLTGLEIQPPGVEDIRLWLPSLAESHQTIAPFIGALARKRA; encoded by the coding sequence ATGGACTCGATAGACGCGGCCGAGTTGGCCCTGAGCCTGCCCGAGGTCGACCCCGACCGTCCGAGCCCGGCGCGCATCTACGACTTCTGGCTCGGCGGCTCGCAGAACTTCGAAGCGGACCGCGAGGCAGGCCGCCGGGCCGCCGAGGCGATGCCCGCGCTGCCGGCCAGCGCGCAGGCCAACCGCCTGTTCCTGCGGCACCTGGTCGAGAACCTGGTCGCCGAGCGCGGGATCACGCAGTTCCTCGACCTCGGCTCCGGCGTCCCCACGGTCGGCAACGTGCACGAAGTCGCGCAGGCGGCCGACCCGGACGCGACAGTCGTCTACATCGACCTGGACCCGGTCGCCATCGCGCACGCGCGGACTTTACTGGCCGACAACGCGACCGCCCACGCGGCGCTGGCCGACCTCCGCGAGCCCGAGGCGGTACTGGAGCACCCCTTGGTCCGCGACACGATCGACTGGAGCAAGCCGGTCGCCGTGCTGCTGTTCTCGGTGCTGCACTTCATCCCCGACTCCGACCGTCCCGGGGACATCATCCGCGCTTTCCTAAGGCCGTGTGTCCCGGGCAGTTACCTCGCGCTCTCCCACGGCGCGCCGGACGACGACGCGCCCGAGGCGCAGAAGGCCGCGGTCCGCGAGTACGCCTCGCGCACCGGCGTGCCGGTCACACCGCGCACCGCCGAGCAGATCACGCCGTGGCTGACGGGTCTGGAGATCCAGCCGCCGGGGGTGGAGGACATCCGGCTTTGGCTGCCCTCGTTGGCCGAGAGCCACCAGACGATCGCGCCGTTCATCGGAGCGCTGGCCCGCAAGCGCGCTTAG
- a CDS encoding N-acetylmuramoyl-L-alanine amidase, which translates to MRSHVQPGLWAAGCAIALAVTCVAAAPASAQAPSAVSGNGTLQGAFAAAAHESGVPLNVLEALAYQESAWNDHGGAPSTSGGYGIMQLTDVSAATLDGLDPDSAKAAAVEADPTLATAQSAAKLIGKDKGAVERDDATNIRAGAALLASDAKKLGGGKLPATAGGWYAAVAKYSGATDAATAKQFADRVFTTVRTGMATSALTLAGDASVAADAGSINALHLSAPAAVKAATTSPNGTPLPECPADLDCDYNPAALALNNPADLSSYGNYDPANRPAQSAIRYITIHDTEDTYAGAISTFQNPAVYASAHYIVRSSDGHVTQAVPTQDIAWDSGNWSIYQHAVSIEHEGWAIHGASWYTEAQYETTAELVRYLAARFNIPLDRQHIFGHDEVPGSKDANQTSQHWDPGPYWDWSHFMDLVGAPIVPSFSPSKLADPSFNPLGSVVVVKPDFQGNLQVVSGCTTANDPTPGAVPGQCGEQPSQPTNFVWLRTAADPNAPLLSEPYLHADGSPGTDSADDWGDKAVTGEKFVVADRKITSDGLWTAIWYGGREAWFESPWSDFSALPSTATVVTPKPGVASIPVYATAAPEASAYPAPIAAVDLRTPKLLSLYSIPAGQSYVTAGPAVNGEYWYARNIDGSAPDDRTDVVGTTMFYLIQYNHRLAWVNAADVTVSQS; encoded by the coding sequence ATGAGAAGCCATGTCCAGCCGGGCCTGTGGGCCGCGGGCTGTGCCATCGCGCTGGCGGTGACCTGCGTCGCCGCCGCGCCGGCCAGCGCGCAGGCGCCGAGCGCGGTATCAGGAAACGGAACGCTGCAGGGCGCGTTCGCGGCGGCCGCACACGAGTCCGGGGTGCCGCTGAACGTCCTTGAGGCGCTCGCGTATCAGGAATCTGCTTGGAACGACCACGGTGGGGCGCCGTCCACCTCCGGCGGTTACGGGATCATGCAGCTGACCGACGTCTCGGCGGCGACGCTGGACGGGCTCGACCCGGACAGCGCCAAGGCGGCGGCGGTCGAGGCCGATCCGACGCTGGCCACGGCGCAGAGTGCGGCGAAGCTGATCGGGAAGGACAAGGGCGCCGTCGAGCGGGACGACGCGACGAACATCCGTGCCGGTGCCGCGCTGTTGGCGTCCGACGCCAAGAAGCTCGGCGGCGGCAAGCTCCCGGCCACCGCCGGGGGTTGGTACGCGGCGGTCGCCAAGTACAGCGGCGCCACCGACGCCGCGACGGCCAAGCAGTTCGCCGACCGGGTGTTCACCACCGTGCGGACCGGCATGGCCACCTCCGCGTTGACGCTCGCGGGGGACGCGTCCGTCGCTGCGGACGCCGGCTCCATCAACGCCCTGCATCTGAGCGCGCCGGCGGCGGTCAAGGCCGCGACGACCTCGCCGAACGGCACGCCGCTGCCGGAGTGCCCCGCCGATCTGGACTGTGACTACAATCCGGCGGCGCTGGCGCTGAACAACCCGGCGGACCTGTCCAGCTACGGCAACTACGACCCGGCGAACCGGCCGGCGCAGTCGGCGATCCGCTACATCACGATCCACGACACCGAGGACACGTACGCCGGCGCGATCTCGACGTTCCAGAACCCCGCGGTCTACGCCTCGGCGCACTACATCGTGCGCTCCTCGGACGGCCACGTGACGCAGGCCGTGCCGACGCAGGACATCGCCTGGGACTCCGGCAACTGGTCGATCTACCAGCACGCGGTCTCGATCGAGCACGAGGGCTGGGCGATCCACGGCGCCTCCTGGTACACCGAGGCGCAGTACGAGACCACCGCGGAACTGGTGCGCTACCTGGCCGCGCGGTTCAACATCCCGCTGGACCGGCAGCACATCTTCGGCCACGACGAGGTGCCCGGCTCCAAGGACGCGAACCAGACCAGCCAGCACTGGGACCCGGGGCCGTACTGGGACTGGTCGCACTTCATGGACCTGGTCGGCGCGCCGATCGTGCCGTCGTTCAGCCCCTCGAAGCTGGCCGACCCGAGCTTCAACCCGCTGGGCTCCGTGGTGGTCGTGAAGCCGGACTTCCAGGGCAACCTGCAAGTGGTCTCCGGCTGCACCACGGCCAACGACCCGACGCCGGGCGCGGTCCCGGGCCAGTGCGGCGAGCAGCCGTCGCAGCCCACGAACTTCGTCTGGCTGCGCACCGCCGCGGACCCGAACGCGCCGCTGCTGTCTGAGCCCTACCTGCACGCCGACGGCTCGCCGGGCACCGACTCCGCCGACGACTGGGGCGACAAGGCGGTGACCGGGGAGAAGTTCGTGGTCGCGGACCGCAAGATCACCTCCGACGGCCTGTGGACCGCGATCTGGTACGGCGGCCGGGAGGCCTGGTTCGAGAGTCCGTGGTCGGACTTCTCGGCCCTGCCGTCCACCGCCACGGTGGTGACGCCCAAGCCCGGCGTGGCCTCCATCCCGGTCTACGCGACGGCGGCCCCGGAGGCGTCGGCCTACCCGGCGCCGATCGCGGCGGTCGACCTGCGCACGCCGAAACTGCTGTCGCTGTACTCGATCCCGGCCGGGCAGTCGTACGTGACCGCCGGTCCCGCGGTGAACGGCGAGTACTGGTACGCGCGCAACATCGACGGCTCGGCGCCGGACGACCGCACGGACGTGGTCGGGACGACGATGTTCTACCTGATCCAGTACAACCACCGGCTGGCGTGGGTCAACGCGGCCGACGTGACCGTCTCGCAGTCCTGA